A single window of Pseudomonas marginalis DNA harbors:
- the pdxB gene encoding 4-phosphoerythronate dehydrogenase PdxB, translating into MLIVADENIPLLDEFFQGFGEIRRVSGRSIDRATVEQADVLLVRSVTNVNRALLDGTQVRFVGTCTIGTDHLDLDYFKQAGIQWSSAPGCNARGVVDYVLGSLQTLAEIEGADLNQRTYGVVGAGEVGGRLIEVLKGLGWNVLVCDPPRQIAEDGDYVSLEQIIEQCDVISLHTPLTKSGNGSTWHLFDRDRLNRLKPGTWLINASRGPVVDNAALRDVLLAREDLQAVLDVWEGEPEVDVDLADLCVLATPHIAGYSLDGKQRGTAQIYQAFCGHLGQEPSIQLGDLLPQPWLAEVHLNASTDPAWALATLCRSVYDPRRDDADFRRSLVGTVEEQRKAFDVLRKHYPERREIDGLKVRIVNGESAVLARIVSALGAATV; encoded by the coding sequence ATGCTGATTGTTGCCGACGAAAATATCCCGCTGCTCGATGAGTTCTTCCAAGGATTTGGCGAGATTCGCCGAGTGTCCGGCCGTTCCATCGACCGCGCCACCGTCGAACAGGCCGATGTGCTGCTGGTGCGCTCGGTGACCAACGTCAACCGCGCCCTGCTGGACGGCACGCAGGTGCGTTTTGTCGGCACCTGCACCATCGGCACCGACCACCTCGACCTCGATTACTTCAAGCAGGCCGGTATCCAGTGGTCCAGCGCCCCCGGCTGCAATGCGCGTGGCGTGGTGGACTATGTGCTGGGCAGCCTGCAAACCCTGGCCGAGATCGAAGGCGCCGACCTCAATCAGCGTACCTATGGCGTGGTCGGCGCCGGTGAAGTGGGCGGGCGGCTGATCGAAGTGCTCAAGGGCCTGGGCTGGAACGTGCTGGTCTGCGACCCGCCGCGGCAGATCGCCGAAGACGGCGATTACGTCAGCCTCGAGCAGATCATCGAGCAATGCGATGTGATCAGCCTGCACACGCCGCTGACCAAGTCCGGCAATGGTTCCACCTGGCACCTGTTTGATCGCGACCGCCTCAACCGCCTCAAGCCCGGCACCTGGCTGATCAACGCCAGCCGTGGCCCGGTGGTGGACAACGCGGCCCTGCGCGATGTGCTGCTGGCGCGTGAAGACCTGCAAGCGGTGCTGGACGTTTGGGAAGGCGAGCCCGAGGTGGACGTCGACCTGGCCGACCTGTGTGTGTTGGCCACCCCGCATATTGCCGGTTACAGCCTGGACGGCAAGCAGCGCGGTACGGCGCAGATCTATCAGGCGTTCTGCGGGCACCTGGGCCAGGAGCCGAGCATTCAGTTGGGCGACTTGTTGCCGCAACCGTGGCTGGCCGAAGTGCACTTGAACGCATCGACCGATCCGGCCTGGGCGCTGGCGACGTTGTGCCGCAGCGTGTACGACCCGCGCCGTGATGATGCGGATTTCCGCCGCAGCCTGGTGGGTACCGTCGAAGAACAACGCAAGGCGTTCGACGTGCTGCGCAAGCATTATCCGGAGCGTCGTGAAATCGACGGCTTGAAGGTGCGCATTGTGAATGGGGAGTCAGCGGTGTTGGCGCGCATCGTGTCCGCATTGGGCGCGGCAACCGTTTAA
- a CDS encoding PA1571 family protein: MTLQNSSDAKIEVIRQPQHLPCSVIDAQGREVQITEEMIQQACRELEQRLVKPAQQG, translated from the coding sequence ATGACCTTGCAAAACAGCAGCGATGCCAAGATTGAAGTGATCCGCCAACCGCAGCACTTGCCTTGCTCCGTGATCGACGCCCAGGGCCGCGAAGTGCAGATTACCGAAGAGATGATCCAGCAAGCGTGCCGCGAGCTGGAACAGCGACTGGTCAAGCCTGCCCAGCAAGGCTGA
- a CDS encoding ABC transporter transmembrane domain-containing protein codes for MPSMLSVRQRRAIRLASRFIAPYRWQALGALVALIVTAGITLSMGQGIRLLVDQGFMTQSPHLLNQSIGLFMVLVLGLAVGTFARFYLVSWIGERVVADIRRQVFNHLIYLHPGFYENNRSSEIQSRLTTDTTLLQSVIGSSLSLFLRNALMVIGGIVLLFITNPKLTSIVVVALPLVLAPILIFGRRVRSLSRLSQDRIADVGSYVSETLGQIKTVQAYNHQVQDEQRFAVTVEEAFTTARKRIAQRAWLITLVIMLVLGAVGVMLWVGGMDVISGRISGGELAAFVFYSLIVGSAVGTLSEVLGELQRAAGAAERIGELLQSSNEIQAPATGKVQLPERVSGRMELQDLHFSYPSRPDSYAIDGLNLTINPGETLALVGPSGAGKSTLFDLLLRFYDPQRGRILIEGQALTDLDPLDLRRHFALVSQSPALFFGSVEENIRYGNPAATREQVEAAARIAHAHDFILQMPDGYQTHLGDGGMGLSGGQRQRLAIARALLVDAPILLLDEATSALDAQSEHLIQQALPQLMQGRTTLVIAHRLATVKNADRIAVMDQGRLVAVGTHQQLIASNPLYARLAALQFSDGVEESSEH; via the coding sequence ATGCCCTCCATGCTCTCAGTCCGTCAACGCCGTGCAATTCGCCTGGCCAGTCGTTTCATCGCGCCCTACCGCTGGCAGGCCCTCGGTGCTCTGGTCGCGCTGATCGTCACCGCCGGCATCACCTTGTCCATGGGGCAGGGCATTCGCCTGCTGGTGGACCAGGGCTTCATGACCCAATCGCCGCACCTGCTCAACCAGTCCATCGGCCTGTTCATGGTGCTGGTGCTGGGCTTGGCCGTGGGCACGTTTGCGCGGTTTTACCTAGTGTCGTGGATCGGTGAGCGGGTGGTGGCGGACATTCGCCGGCAGGTCTTCAACCACCTGATCTACCTGCACCCGGGTTTCTACGAGAACAACCGCAGCTCGGAAATCCAATCGCGGCTGACCACCGACACCACCTTGCTGCAATCGGTGATCGGCTCGTCGTTGTCGCTGTTCCTGCGCAATGCCTTGATGGTGATCGGCGGCATCGTGCTGCTGTTCATCACCAACCCCAAGCTCACCAGCATCGTGGTGGTGGCGCTGCCGCTGGTGCTGGCGCCGATCCTGATCTTCGGCCGTCGCGTGCGCAGCCTGTCGCGCCTGAGCCAGGACCGTATTGCTGATGTGGGCAGCTACGTGTCCGAGACCCTTGGCCAGATCAAGACCGTGCAAGCCTATAACCACCAGGTCCAGGACGAGCAACGCTTTGCCGTGACCGTGGAAGAGGCGTTCACCACCGCACGCAAACGCATCGCCCAGCGCGCCTGGTTGATTACCCTGGTGATCATGCTGGTGCTGGGTGCGGTGGGCGTGATGCTGTGGGTCGGCGGCATGGATGTGATCAGCGGGCGCATTTCCGGCGGCGAGCTGGCTGCGTTCGTGTTCTACAGCCTGATCGTCGGCAGCGCCGTCGGTACCCTGAGCGAAGTCCTCGGTGAACTGCAACGTGCCGCCGGTGCAGCGGAGCGCATTGGTGAGCTGTTGCAGTCGAGCAACGAGATCCAGGCGCCGGCCACGGGTAAAGTGCAGTTGCCCGAGCGCGTCAGCGGCCGTATGGAGCTGCAGGACCTGCATTTTTCCTACCCTTCGCGGCCGGACAGCTACGCCATCGACGGCCTGAACCTGACCATCAACCCCGGCGAAACCCTGGCACTGGTGGGGCCGTCCGGCGCGGGCAAATCGACGCTTTTCGACCTGCTGCTGCGCTTCTACGATCCCCAGCGAGGCCGCATCCTGATTGAAGGCCAGGCGCTGACCGATCTGGACCCCCTGGACCTGCGTCGCCACTTCGCCCTGGTGTCCCAGAGCCCGGCGCTGTTCTTCGGCAGCGTCGAGGAGAACATCCGCTACGGCAACCCAGCGGCCACGCGCGAGCAAGTCGAAGCCGCCGCCCGCATCGCCCATGCCCACGATTTCATCCTGCAAATGCCCGACGGCTACCAGACCCACCTCGGCGACGGCGGCATGGGCCTCTCCGGCGGCCAGCGCCAACGATTGGCGATTGCTCGTGCGTTGCTGGTGGACGCGCCGATCCTGCTGCTGGACGAAGCCACCAGTGCCCTGGATGCCCAGAGTGAACACCTGATCCAGCAAGCGTTGCCGCAATTGATGCAAGGGCGTACCACGCTGGTTATCGCCCATCGACTGGCGACGGTGAAGAACGCTGACCGTATCGCGGTGATGGATCAGGGCAGGCTGGTGGCGGTGGGCACGCATCAGCAGTTGATTGCGAGCAATCCGTTATATGCGCGATTGGCGGCGTTGCAGTTCAGTGATGGGGTTGAGGAGAGCAGCGAACACTGA
- a CDS encoding transglycosylase SLT domain-containing protein produces the protein MRSRLFNFLSCLLFSATAVQSAQAVDLTTQRQYYDEAKRALAKGDTGPYMQYSQALADYPLTPYLAYDELTARLKTASNEEIEQFLAKNGDLPQANWMKLRWLRWLAERGDWQTFEKYYDPKLNFVELDCLHGQFQLTHNLKAEGYKTTEKLWMTGKSQPAACDATFSQWAADGQLTEQKIWDRAKLAAEARNYPLANSLVKTLPTLGAQGRLMVDVAQKPDMLGDPSRFLPATEAMSDAVGLGLRRLARQDPDKAMALLDGYASSMHFSRDEKVAIAREIGLTLAKRFDPRALEVMTKYDPELRDNTVSEWRLRLLLRLARWEDAYQLTRKLPQDLATTNRWRYWQARSLELAEPKNPQALVLYKNLAQERDFYGFLAADRSKAPYQLKNKPLLMSQALVNKVRNTPGVRRALEFYARGQIVDGRREWYHVSRHFNRDEMVAQAKLAYDMKWYFPAIRTISQAQYWDDLDIRFPMAHRDTLVREAKVRGLHSSWVFAITRQESAFMDDARSGVGASGLMQLMPGTAKDTARKFSIPLASPAQVLDPDKNIQLGAAYLSQVHSQFNGNRVLASAAYNAGPGRVRQWLRGADHLSFDVWVESIPFDETRQYVQNVLSYSVIYGQKLNSPQPLVDWHERYFDDQ, from the coding sequence ATGCGCAGTCGCCTTTTCAACTTTTTATCTTGTCTGCTTTTTTCCGCCACCGCCGTTCAATCCGCCCAGGCCGTGGACCTCACCACCCAACGTCAATATTACGATGAAGCCAAACGCGCCCTGGCCAAGGGCGATACCGGCCCCTACATGCAATACAGCCAGGCCCTGGCCGACTACCCGCTGACGCCTTACCTGGCCTACGACGAACTGACCGCCCGGCTGAAGACCGCCAGCAACGAGGAAATCGAACAATTCCTTGCCAAAAACGGCGACCTGCCCCAGGCCAACTGGATGAAACTGCGTTGGTTGCGCTGGTTGGCCGAGCGTGGCGACTGGCAGACCTTTGAAAAGTACTACGACCCCAAGCTCAATTTCGTCGAGCTGGACTGCCTGCACGGTCAGTTCCAACTGACCCACAACTTGAAGGCTGAAGGCTACAAAACCACGGAAAAACTCTGGATGACCGGCAAATCCCAGCCGGCCGCCTGTGATGCCACCTTCAGCCAATGGGCCGCCGACGGCCAACTCACTGAACAAAAAATCTGGGACCGCGCCAAACTCGCCGCCGAAGCACGCAATTACCCGCTGGCCAACAGCCTGGTAAAAACCCTGCCGACCCTGGGCGCCCAGGGCCGCCTGATGGTGGACGTAGCACAGAAGCCCGACATGCTCGGCGACCCGTCGCGCTTCCTGCCGGCCACCGAGGCGATGTCTGACGCCGTCGGCCTGGGCCTGCGCCGCCTGGCACGCCAGGATCCGGACAAGGCCATGGCCCTGCTCGACGGTTACGCCAGCAGCATGCACTTCTCCCGTGACGAAAAAGTGGCAATCGCCCGTGAAATCGGCCTGACCCTGGCCAAGCGCTTCGACCCGCGAGCGCTTGAGGTGATGACCAAGTACGACCCCGAGTTGCGCGACAACACCGTATCGGAATGGCGCCTGCGCCTGCTGTTGCGCCTGGCCCGCTGGGAAGATGCCTACCAACTGACGCGCAAACTCCCGCAGGATTTGGCCACCACCAACCGCTGGCGCTACTGGCAGGCCCGGAGCCTGGAACTGGCCGAGCCGAAAAACCCGCAAGCCCTGGTGCTGTACAAGAATCTCGCGCAGGAGCGTGACTTCTATGGCTTCCTGGCCGCCGATCGCTCCAAGGCTCCGTACCAGTTGAAGAACAAGCCGCTGCTGATGAGCCAGGCGCTGGTCAACAAAGTGCGTAACACCCCGGGTGTGCGCCGTGCCCTTGAGTTCTACGCCCGTGGCCAGATCGTGGATGGCCGCCGCGAGTGGTACCACGTCAGCCGCCATTTCAACCGTGACGAAATGGTCGCCCAGGCCAAGCTGGCCTACGACATGAAGTGGTACTTCCCAGCGATCCGCACCATCAGCCAGGCCCAGTACTGGGATGACCTGGACATCCGCTTCCCGATGGCCCACCGCGACACCCTGGTGCGCGAAGCCAAGGTCCGTGGCCTGCATTCCAGCTGGGTATTCGCCATCACCCGCCAGGAAAGCGCATTCATGGACGACGCCCGCTCCGGGGTCGGCGCCAGCGGCCTGATGCAACTGATGCCCGGCACCGCCAAGGACACTGCGCGCAAGTTCAGCATCCCCCTGGCCTCACCCGCCCAGGTGCTGGACCCGGACAAAAACATCCAGCTCGGCGCGGCTTACCTGAGCCAGGTGCACAGTCAGTTCAACGGCAACCGTGTCCTCGCCTCCGCCGCCTACAACGCCGGTCCAGGCCGCGTGCGCCAGTGGCTACGTGGCGCCGACCACCTGAGTTTCGACGTATGGGTGGAAAGCATCCCGTTCGACGAAACCCGCCAGTATGTGCAGAACGTGCTGTCTTATTCGGTGATCTACGGGCAGAAGCTCAACTCGCCACAGCCGTTGGTGGACTGGCATGAGCGCTACTTTGATGATCAATAA
- a CDS encoding ATP-binding cassette domain-containing protein — protein MTLLKFSDVSLAFGAMPLLDKVSWQIARGERVCIIGRNGTGKSSMMKLVKGDQKPDDGSVWRAPGLKIGELPQELPVADGRTVFDVVAEGLDGVGELLAQYHHLAQNCVTEADLDKLMHVQQDLEARDGWRLQQLVDSTLSRLQLPADKTLAELSGGWRRRVLLAQALVSEPDLLLLDEPTNHLDIGAIAWLEEALKDFQGAVLFITHDRSFLQNLATRILELDRGGLIDWNGDYASFLVHKEAALSAEETANALFDKKLAQEEVWIRQGIKARRTRNEGRVRALKALRVERSERRERTGKANIQLDTADKSGKQVMVLENVSFHHPDGPFLIKDFSMVLQRGDRIGLLGANGTGKTTLLKLMLNGLQPTSGTVEEGTRIDVAYFDQLRHQLDLEKTVIDNVAEGRDFIDIDGQSRHVLSYLGDFLFSPQRARTPVKALSGGERARLLLAKLFSKPANLLVLDEPTNDLDVETLELLEEVLLTFNGTVLMVSHDRAFLDNVVTSTLVFEGEGKVREYVGGYQDWLRQGGSPRLLGVTESKSGKADLASAVVAPVEAAAPAQEAAPAAKKKLSYKLQRELEALPGDIDAKEQQIAAVEAEMADAGFYLRPAAETAKVIASLETLNQELEVLVERWAELDA, from the coding sequence ATGACCCTGCTCAAATTCAGCGATGTGTCCCTTGCTTTCGGCGCTATGCCGTTGTTGGACAAGGTGTCCTGGCAGATCGCCCGTGGTGAGCGGGTGTGCATCATCGGCCGCAACGGCACCGGCAAGTCCAGCATGATGAAGCTGGTAAAGGGCGACCAGAAGCCCGATGACGGCTCTGTCTGGCGCGCCCCAGGCCTCAAGATTGGCGAGTTGCCGCAGGAATTGCCGGTGGCCGACGGACGGACTGTGTTCGACGTGGTTGCCGAAGGCCTGGACGGTGTCGGTGAGTTGCTTGCGCAATACCATCACCTGGCCCAGAACTGCGTCACCGAAGCCGACCTGGACAAGCTGATGCACGTCCAGCAGGACCTCGAAGCCCGTGACGGCTGGCGCCTGCAGCAACTGGTGGACAGCACCTTGAGCCGCCTGCAGCTGCCGGCCGACAAGACCCTCGCCGAGTTGTCCGGCGGCTGGCGTCGTCGTGTGCTGCTGGCCCAGGCCCTGGTGTCCGAGCCCGACCTGCTGCTGCTTGACGAGCCAACCAACCACCTGGACATCGGCGCCATCGCCTGGCTGGAAGAAGCCCTCAAGGATTTCCAGGGCGCCGTGCTGTTTATCACGCACGACCGTTCCTTCCTGCAAAACCTGGCGACGCGCATCCTTGAGCTGGATCGTGGCGGCCTGATCGACTGGAACGGCGACTACGCCAGCTTCCTGGTGCACAAGGAAGCTGCGCTGTCCGCCGAAGAAACCGCCAACGCCCTGTTCGACAAGAAACTGGCCCAGGAAGAAGTCTGGATCCGCCAGGGCATCAAGGCGCGCCGTACCCGTAACGAAGGCCGCGTGCGTGCCCTCAAGGCCCTGCGCGTCGAGCGCAGCGAACGTCGCGAGCGCACCGGCAAGGCCAATATCCAGCTGGATACCGCCGATAAGTCGGGCAAGCAGGTCATGGTGCTCGAGAACGTCAGCTTCCATCACCCGGATGGCCCGTTCCTGATCAAGGACTTCTCCATGGTCCTGCAACGCGGCGACCGTATCGGCCTGTTGGGTGCCAACGGTACCGGCAAGACCACCTTGCTCAAGCTGATGCTCAATGGTCTGCAACCGACCAGCGGCACGGTGGAAGAGGGCACGCGCATCGACGTGGCCTACTTCGACCAGTTGCGCCATCAGTTGGACCTGGAAAAGACCGTGATCGACAACGTCGCCGAAGGCCGCGACTTTATCGATATCGACGGCCAGAGCCGCCACGTACTCAGCTACCTGGGTGATTTCCTGTTCAGCCCGCAACGTGCGCGTACGCCCGTGAAGGCCTTGTCCGGTGGCGAGCGTGCGCGCCTGCTGCTGGCCAAGTTGTTCAGCAAGCCGGCCAACCTGCTGGTGCTCGACGAACCGACCAACGACCTCGACGTGGAAACCCTCGAGCTGCTGGAAGAGGTCCTGCTGACCTTCAACGGCACTGTGCTGATGGTCAGCCACGACCGGGCATTCCTCGACAACGTGGTCACCAGCACCCTGGTCTTCGAAGGTGAAGGCAAGGTGCGCGAATACGTCGGTGGTTACCAGGACTGGCTGCGTCAGGGCGGCTCGCCGCGCCTGTTGGGCGTGACCGAGAGCAAGTCCGGCAAGGCCGACCTGGCCTCCGCTGTGGTGGCTCCGGTGGAAGCGGCTGCACCGGCCCAGGAAGCGGCACCGGCGGCCAAGAAGAAACTCAGCTACAAGCTGCAGCGTGAGCTGGAAGCCTTGCCGGGTGATATCGACGCCAAGGAACAGCAGATCGCCGCAGTAGAAGCGGAAATGGCTGACGCGGGTTTCTACCTGCGTCCGGCGGCGGAAACCGCCAAGGTCATCGCCTCCCTGGAGACGTTGAACCAGGAGCTGGAAGTGCTGGTCGAGCGTTGGGCCGAGCTGGATGCCTGA
- a CDS encoding universal stress protein, which produces MSYEHILVAVDLTEECDPVIKRARAFAVASGAKLSLVHIVEPMAMAFGGDVPMDLSQLQQQQFDQAKERLDRLIVKYPEVTKENSHLTYGQPRQEIHHLAKEQHCDLIVVGSHGRHGLALLLGSTANDVLHGAPCDVLAVRLVKTS; this is translated from the coding sequence ATGTCCTACGAACATATTCTGGTCGCCGTAGACCTGACCGAAGAGTGCGATCCAGTGATCAAGCGCGCCCGAGCGTTTGCCGTTGCCAGTGGCGCAAAACTGTCACTGGTGCATATCGTCGAGCCCATGGCGATGGCCTTTGGCGGCGACGTGCCCATGGACCTTTCCCAATTGCAGCAACAACAGTTCGACCAGGCCAAGGAGCGCCTTGACCGCCTGATCGTCAAATACCCCGAAGTGACCAAGGAAAACTCCCACCTCACCTACGGCCAACCGCGCCAGGAAATCCACCACCTGGCCAAGGAGCAGCATTGCGACCTGATCGTGGTCGGCAGCCATGGCCGTCATGGTTTGGCGTTGCTGCTGGGTTCTACTGCCAATGATGTGCTGCACGGTGCGCCGTGCGATGTATTGGCCGTCAGACTGGTAAAAACCTCTTAA
- the fadB gene encoding fatty acid oxidation complex subunit alpha FadB — MIYEGKAITVKALESGIVELKFDLKGESVNKFNRLTLNELRQAVDTIKADASIKGVIVSSGKDVFIVGADITEFVDNFKLPDAELVAGNLEANKIFSDFEDLNVPTVAAINGIALGGGLEMCLAADFRVMAATAKIGLPEVKLGIYPGFGGTVRLPRIIGADNAIEWIAAGKENRAEDALKVGAVDAVVAPDKLAEAALNLIKGAISGEFDYKAKRQPKLEKLKLNAIEQMMSFETAKGFVAGQAGPNYPAPVEAIKTIQKAANFGRDKALEVEAAGFVKLAKTSAAQSLIGLFLNDQELKKKAKAYDEIAKDVKQAAVLGAGIMGGGIAYQSASKGTPILMKDINEHGIEQGLAEAAKLLVGRVDKGRMTAAKMAEVLNGIRPTLSYGDFGHVDLVVEAVVENPKVKQAVLAEVEGHVKDDTILASNTSTISISLLAKALKRPENFVGMHFFNPVHMMPLVEVIRGEKSSELAIATTVAYAKKMGKNPIVVNDCPGFLVNRVLFPYFGGFAKLVSAGVDFVRIDKVMEKFGWPMGPAYLMDVVGIDTGHHGRDVMAEGFPDRMKDDRRSAIDALYEAKRLGQKNGKGFYAYEADKKGKQKKVADPSVHEVLAPVIYEQREVSDEDIINWMMIALCLETVRCLEDGIVETAAEADMGLVYGIGFPPFRGGALRYIDSIGVAEFVALADQYADLGPLYHPTAKLREMAKNGQRFFG, encoded by the coding sequence ATGATTTACGAAGGTAAAGCCATCACGGTTAAGGCTCTTGAAAGTGGCATCGTCGAACTGAAGTTCGACCTCAAGGGTGAGTCCGTCAACAAGTTCAACCGTCTAACCCTGAACGAACTGCGTCAGGCCGTAGACACCATCAAGGCTGATGCATCGATCAAAGGTGTGATCGTCTCCAGCGGCAAGGACGTGTTTATCGTCGGCGCTGACATCACCGAATTCGTCGACAACTTCAAGCTGCCCGATGCCGAGCTGGTGGCTGGCAACCTCGAAGCCAACAAGATTTTCAGCGATTTCGAAGACCTCAACGTACCGACCGTTGCCGCGATCAATGGCATCGCGCTGGGCGGCGGCCTGGAAATGTGCCTGGCGGCGGACTTCCGCGTCATGGCGGCCACCGCCAAGATCGGCCTGCCTGAAGTCAAGCTGGGCATCTACCCGGGCTTCGGCGGCACCGTGCGCCTGCCGCGCATCATTGGTGCCGACAACGCCATCGAGTGGATTGCCGCCGGCAAGGAAAACCGTGCCGAAGACGCACTGAAAGTCGGTGCCGTCGACGCCGTGGTGGCTCCGGACAAGCTGGCCGAAGCCGCGTTGAACCTGATCAAGGGCGCCATCAGCGGCGAATTTGACTACAAGGCCAAGCGTCAGCCGAAGCTGGAAAAACTCAAGCTCAACGCCATCGAACAAATGATGTCGTTCGAAACCGCCAAGGGTTTCGTGGCTGGCCAGGCCGGCCCGAACTACCCGGCGCCGGTTGAAGCGATCAAGACCATCCAGAAGGCCGCGAACTTCGGTCGCGACAAAGCCCTGGAAGTGGAAGCAGCAGGCTTCGTCAAACTGGCCAAGACCTCGGCGGCCCAGAGCCTGATCGGCCTGTTCCTGAACGACCAGGAGCTGAAGAAAAAGGCCAAGGCCTACGACGAAATCGCCAAGGACGTGAAACAGGCTGCCGTGCTCGGCGCCGGTATCATGGGCGGCGGTATCGCCTATCAGTCGGCGTCCAAAGGCACGCCGATCCTGATGAAGGACATCAACGAACACGGTATCGAGCAGGGCCTGGCCGAAGCCGCCAAACTGCTGGTCGGCCGCGTTGATAAAGGTCGTATGACTGCGGCGAAGATGGCTGAAGTGCTTAACGGTATTCGTCCTACGCTGTCCTACGGCGATTTCGGCCATGTCGACCTGGTGGTCGAAGCGGTTGTCGAGAATCCGAAGGTCAAGCAGGCGGTACTGGCTGAAGTTGAAGGCCACGTCAAAGACGACACCATCCTGGCCTCGAACACCTCGACCATTTCCATTTCGCTGCTGGCCAAGGCCCTCAAGCGTCCGGAAAACTTCGTCGGCATGCACTTCTTCAACCCGGTGCACATGATGCCGCTGGTGGAAGTGATCCGTGGCGAGAAGTCCAGCGAGCTGGCGATTGCCACCACCGTTGCCTACGCCAAGAAAATGGGCAAGAACCCGATCGTGGTCAACGACTGCCCGGGCTTCCTGGTCAACCGCGTGCTGTTCCCGTACTTCGGCGGTTTCGCCAAGCTGGTGAGTGCCGGTGTGGACTTCGTGCGCATCGACAAGGTCATGGAAAAATTCGGCTGGCCAATGGGCCCGGCGTACCTGATGGACGTGGTCGGCATCGACACCGGCCACCACGGTCGTGACGTGATGGCTGAAGGCTTCCCGGACCGCATGAAAGACGACCGCCGCTCGGCGATCGACGCGCTCTACGAGGCCAAGCGCCTGGGCCAGAAGAACGGCAAGGGTTTCTACGCCTACGAGGCGGACAAGAAGGGCAAGCAGAAGAAAGTGGCCGACCCGTCGGTGCACGAAGTGCTGGCTCCGGTCATCTACGAACAGCGTGAGGTGTCGGATGAGGACATCATCAACTGGATGATGATCGCCCTGTGCCTGGAAACCGTGCGTTGCCTGGAAGACGGCATCGTTGAAACCGCCGCCGAGGCCGATATGGGCCTGGTGTACGGTATTGGCTTCCCTCCATTCCGTGGTGGTGCGCTGCGTTACATCGACTCGATCGGTGTGGCCGAGTTCGTTGCCCTGGCTGATCAATACGCTGATCTGGGCCCGCTGTACCACCCGACCGCGAAGCTGCGTGAGATGGCCAAGAACGGCCAGCGCTTCTTCGGTTAA
- the fadA gene encoding acetyl-CoA C-acyltransferase FadA, producing MSLNPRDVVIVDFGRTPMGRSKGGMHRNTRAEDMSAHLISKLLERNVKVDPNEVEDVIWGCVNQTLEQGWNIARMASLMTQIPHTAAGQTVSRLCGSSMSALHTAAQAIMTGNGDVFVVGGVEHMGHVSMMHGVDPNPHMSLYAAKASGMMGLTAEMLGKMHGITREAQDAFGVRSHQLAHKATVEGKFKDEIIPMNGYDENGFLKLFDYDETIRPDTTLESLAALKPAFNPKGGTVTAGTSSQITDGASCMIVMSAQRAQDLGIQPLAVIRSMAVAGVDPAIMGYGPVPATQKALKRAGLTISDIDFFELNEAFAAQALPVLKDLKVLDKMNEKVNLHGGAIALGHPFGCSGARISGTLLNVMKQNGGNLGVATMCIGLGQGISTVFERV from the coding sequence ATGAGCTTGAATCCAAGAGACGTCGTGATTGTCGACTTCGGTCGTACGCCGATGGGCCGCTCCAAGGGCGGCATGCACCGCAACACCCGCGCTGAAGACATGTCGGCGCACCTGATCAGCAAGCTGCTGGAACGCAACGTCAAGGTCGACCCGAACGAAGTCGAGGACGTGATCTGGGGCTGCGTCAACCAGACCCTGGAGCAGGGCTGGAACATCGCGCGCATGGCGTCGCTGATGACGCAGATCCCGCACACGGCAGCCGGCCAGACCGTCAGCCGCCTGTGTGGCTCGTCCATGAGTGCGCTGCATACCGCCGCCCAGGCGATCATGACCGGCAACGGTGATGTATTCGTGGTTGGTGGCGTGGAGCACATGGGCCACGTCAGCATGATGCACGGCGTCGATCCTAACCCGCACATGTCGCTGTACGCGGCAAAAGCCTCGGGCATGATGGGCCTGACCGCGGAAATGCTCGGCAAGATGCACGGCATTACCCGTGAAGCCCAGGACGCGTTCGGCGTGCGTTCCCACCAGCTCGCCCACAAGGCGACCGTGGAAGGCAAGTTCAAGGATGAAATCATCCCGATGAACGGCTACGACGAGAACGGTTTCCTCAAGCTGTTCGACTACGACGAAACCATTCGTCCGGATACCACCCTGGAAAGCCTGGCGGCCCTCAAGCCTGCCTTCAATCCGAAGGGCGGCACCGTGACGGCGGGTACTTCGTCGCAAATCACCGACGGCGCCTCGTGCATGATCGTGATGTCGGCGCAGCGTGCCCAGGACCTCGGCATCCAGCCGCTGGCAGTGATTCGTTCGATGGCGGTGGCGGGTGTGGACCCGGCAATCATGGGCTATGGTCCAGTACCGGCGACACAAAAAGCCTTGAAGCGCGCGGGCCTGACCATCTCCGATATCGACTTCTTCGAACTCAACGAAGCTTTCGCTGCACAGGCCCTGCCGGTGCTGAAAGATTTGAAAGTGCTCGACAAGATGAACGAGAAGGTTAACCTGCACGGCGGTGCGATTGCCCTGGGCCACCCATTCGGTTGCTCCGGTGCGCGTATTTCCGGCACTTTGCTTAACGTGATGAAGCAAAATGGCGGTAACCTTGGGGTTGCAACCATGTGCATTGGTCTCGGCCAAGGCATCTCCACCGTCTTCGAACGCGTCTAA